From Caminibacter mediatlanticus TB-2, the proteins below share one genomic window:
- a CDS encoding Jag N-terminal domain-containing protein: MKIEAKTLEEAYTIAAKKLNCSVAELNAKIIQHPSKGIFGLFSKPAIIEVDEMIEREIEDVIDEIKEGLERLFKKSCFKIDTIEVKKYDNETIFIKLDGEDAALLIGKEGFRYNALNYMIYHYINQKYGFKVRLEIAEFLKKQEEMLRNYLEPFIEKVKQRGFGKTRPFDGILSFLALEILREAFPEKYVAIREKNGEKYVIVGDRHGNDSSNSNT, translated from the coding sequence ATGAAAATTGAGGCTAAAACCTTAGAAGAAGCATATACAATTGCAGCTAAAAAACTTAATTGTAGTGTGGCTGAATTAAATGCAAAAATTATTCAACATCCAAGTAAAGGGATTTTTGGACTTTTTTCTAAACCTGCTATTATAGAAGTTGATGAAATGATTGAGAGAGAGATTGAAGATGTAATAGATGAAATTAAAGAAGGTTTAGAGAGATTATTTAAAAAAAGTTGTTTTAAAATAGATACAATTGAAGTTAAAAAATATGATAATGAAACAATATTTATAAAACTTGATGGTGAAGATGCAGCACTTTTAATTGGAAAAGAAGGATTTAGATATAATGCATTAAATTATATGATTTATCATTATATAAATCAGAAATATGGTTTTAAAGTAAGACTTGAAATTGCTGAATTTTTAAAAAAACAAGAGGAAATGCTAAGAAACTATTTAGAACCTTTTATAGAAAAAGTTAAACAAAGAGGTTTTGGAAAAACAAGACCTTTTGATGGAATATTATCTTTTTTAGCATTAGAAATATTAAGAGAAGCATTTCCTGAGAAATATGTTGCTATTAGAGAAAAAAATGGTGAAAAGTATGTAATAGTTGGAGATAGACATGGAAACGATAGCAGCAATAGCAACACCTAA